From Haloarcula sp. CBA1127, a single genomic window includes:
- a CDS encoding CheF family chemotaxis protein, with protein sequence MSGDERKLVDTSGDFQYVVRDGDTVTDPKWRSCRLIVTNKRLILATNGSKQPIPHSSITLPSNPDDLVPDGGTGGATALEVGNNVLLVDTPNLDDFETEYVRATLQGEVILARQQAVVGGVVQEDAEWRKARFQLDDDIIRLQFPGGKSMSFEIEDVGTIETETSTVMGQEREVIEVEHTDDQDRSVETHISGMDHHTRALKTLFTRVIEDREDDYELSEMESQVLMALYSGVSPFEMSDFVGTTPDEVEEIYQKLLEIGAVDEVRVRTEVALNAQGRNMASEAMSEK encoded by the coding sequence ATGAGTGGTGACGAACGCAAGCTAGTCGACACGTCGGGGGACTTCCAGTACGTCGTCCGCGACGGCGACACGGTGACTGACCCGAAGTGGCGCTCTTGTCGACTCATCGTCACCAACAAGCGACTCATTCTGGCGACGAACGGCTCGAAACAGCCGATTCCCCACTCCAGCATCACCCTCCCGTCGAACCCTGACGATCTGGTTCCCGACGGCGGTACCGGCGGCGCAACCGCGTTGGAGGTCGGCAACAACGTTCTACTCGTCGACACGCCGAACCTGGATGACTTCGAGACGGAGTACGTCCGCGCGACACTGCAGGGCGAGGTCATTCTCGCACGACAGCAAGCGGTCGTCGGTGGCGTCGTCCAGGAGGACGCCGAGTGGCGCAAGGCACGGTTTCAACTAGACGACGACATCATCCGCCTCCAGTTCCCCGGCGGCAAGAGTATGTCCTTCGAAATCGAGGACGTCGGAACCATCGAAACCGAGACCAGTACCGTGATGGGGCAGGAGCGGGAGGTAATCGAGGTCGAACACACTGACGACCAGGACCGTAGCGTCGAAACTCACATCTCGGGGATGGACCACCACACGCGGGCGCTGAAGACGCTGTTTACCCGCGTTATCGAGGACCGCGAGGACGATTACGAACTCTCGGAGATGGAGAGCCAGGTGTTGATGGCGCTGTACTCCGGCGTCTCACCGTTTGAAATGTCTGATTTCGTCGGGACGACACCTGACGAGGTCGAGGAAATATATCAGAAACTCCTTGAGATTGGCGCGGTTGATGAGGTCCGGGTTCGAACCGAAGTTGCGTTGAACGCGCAGGGGCGGAATATGGCGAGTGAAGCAATGAGTGAGAAGTAG
- a CDS encoding IS6 family transposase → MPEITRLSGSREWIDLDFVERERTPESAMALGIQSHVAGLSLSNTVELLEALGVQRSRKAIHDWVQKADLQPDSGKSPNQIALDETVIRINDQQFWLYAAADPQSNELLHVRLFATTTTTLTEIFLRELQQKHDVETAVFLVDCAQHLQTALQRAGLRFQMCRHGNRNAVERIFRELKRRTSSFSNCFSHVKPETAENWLQSFARWHNATN, encoded by the coding sequence ATGCCAGAAATCACCCGCCTCAGTGGTAGTAGAGAGTGGATTGATTTGGATTTTGTGGAGCGTGAGCGGACACCCGAGTCCGCGATGGCGTTGGGTATTCAATCGCACGTTGCAGGACTTTCACTGTCGAATACCGTCGAATTGCTCGAAGCACTGGGTGTCCAACGGAGTCGAAAAGCGATTCACGATTGGGTGCAGAAAGCCGATCTACAGCCAGACTCGGGTAAATCACCGAATCAGATTGCACTCGACGAAACAGTGATTCGGATCAACGATCAGCAATTCTGGCTGTACGCCGCCGCCGATCCGCAGTCGAACGAACTGCTTCACGTCCGGCTATTTGCGACGACTACGACCACCCTCACAGAAATTTTCCTGCGCGAACTTCAGCAAAAACACGATGTCGAAACTGCCGTCTTTCTCGTTGATTGCGCTCAACACCTCCAAACTGCACTCCAACGAGCTGGACTCCGATTTCAGATGTGTCGCCACGGAAATCGGAACGCTGTCGAACGGATTTTTCGAGAGCTGAAGCGTCGAACCTCGTCGTTTTCAAACTGCTTCAGTCACGTCAAACCCGAAACCGCTGAAAACTGGCTCCAGAGTTTCGCTCGCTGGCACAATGCCACTAACTAA
- a CDS encoding tRNA pseudouridine(54/55) synthase Pus10, whose amino-acid sequence MSILEDARAALATGPLCDSCLGRLFADRSFGLANAERGHALRVTLALADDDPFEESEDCWVCEGECDRFDWWAEQAATAVRGYDFDTYQVGTKVPPLLEENDELLREDVGLDPDAGEALKTELNREVGKRIGDLTGAEVEFGRPAVQLTLDLATDEVETHVNSAFVYGRYRKLERDIPQTKWPCNDCNGTGLWQGEPCDGCDGSGYRYDESVEQLSAPVVREAMDGEEAVFHGAGREDVDARMLDSGRPFVIEVMEPRKRDVDADELEADINDFADGKVEVTDLHLATHEMVERVKELDASKTYRMDVEFGDAVDADALQDALTELDGATIQQETPQRVTHRRADITRTRAVYDAEGELTDDRHAELRIHGEGGLYVKELVSSDEGRTEPSLAGLLDADAVVTALDVIDVQGEDEPFATDEFLKE is encoded by the coding sequence ATGAGTATACTTGAGGACGCCCGTGCGGCGCTTGCCACCGGGCCGCTGTGTGATTCCTGTCTCGGCCGGCTTTTCGCCGACCGGAGTTTCGGGCTGGCCAACGCCGAACGGGGCCACGCCCTGCGGGTGACGCTTGCGCTTGCAGACGACGACCCCTTTGAGGAAAGCGAGGACTGCTGGGTCTGTGAGGGTGAGTGTGACCGCTTCGACTGGTGGGCCGAGCAGGCCGCAACCGCCGTCCGCGGCTACGACTTTGACACCTACCAGGTCGGGACGAAAGTGCCGCCGCTACTCGAAGAAAACGACGAACTGCTCCGAGAGGACGTGGGACTGGACCCCGACGCCGGAGAGGCGCTGAAGACCGAACTCAACCGCGAGGTCGGCAAGCGAATCGGCGACCTGACCGGCGCGGAAGTAGAGTTTGGCCGTCCAGCAGTCCAGCTCACGCTCGACCTCGCGACGGACGAAGTAGAGACACACGTCAACTCCGCGTTCGTCTACGGCCGCTACCGCAAGCTCGAACGCGACATTCCCCAGACGAAGTGGCCCTGCAACGACTGCAATGGGACGGGGCTGTGGCAGGGCGAGCCCTGTGACGGCTGTGACGGTAGCGGCTACCGCTACGACGAAAGCGTCGAGCAACTGTCCGCGCCTGTCGTCCGTGAGGCGATGGACGGCGAGGAGGCCGTGTTCCACGGCGCCGGCCGCGAGGACGTCGACGCGCGAATGCTCGACTCGGGCCGTCCGTTCGTCATCGAGGTGATGGAGCCGCGCAAGCGCGACGTGGACGCCGACGAACTCGAAGCCGACATCAACGACTTCGCCGACGGGAAGGTCGAAGTGACGGACCTCCATCTGGCGACCCACGAGATGGTCGAGCGCGTCAAGGAATTGGACGCCTCCAAGACCTACCGGATGGACGTGGAGTTCGGCGACGCGGTCGACGCCGACGCCCTGCAGGACGCACTGACGGAACTGGACGGAGCAACTATCCAGCAGGAGACGCCCCAGCGAGTCACCCACCGACGGGCCGACATCACCCGGACGCGAGCAGTGTACGACGCCGAAGGCGAATTGACCGACGACCGGCATGCCGAACTCCGCATCCACGGCGAGGGCGGCCTGTACGTGAAGGAACTCGTCTCCAGCGACGAAGGCCGCACGGAACCAAGCCTGGCCGGCCTGCTCGACGCCGACGCCGTGGTGACCGCACTCGACGTAATCGACGTGCAGGGCGAGGACGAGCCGTTCGCGACAGACGAGTTCCTCAAGGAGTAG
- the rnhB gene encoding ribonuclease HII, translating into MRFGVDEAGKGPVLGSMFAAAVRADPAALPDGVGDSKDIRPERREQLAEEIRESADAVDIAEISVERIDADGTDMNTLTVEGQAEALSSVARDDLSGMVDAGDTDAARFGRRVADAVDAGVTVTAEHGADETDPLVGAASIIAKVARDAHVAELAAEYGDVGSGYPSDPTTRAFLADYVDRHGELPACARRSWSTCDDVLAAAEQASLGDF; encoded by the coding sequence ATGCGATTCGGTGTCGACGAGGCCGGGAAGGGGCCGGTCCTTGGGTCGATGTTCGCCGCCGCCGTCAGGGCCGACCCTGCGGCCCTGCCCGATGGTGTTGGCGACTCGAAGGACATCAGGCCGGAGCGACGCGAGCAACTGGCCGAGGAAATTCGCGAGTCGGCAGACGCCGTTGATATTGCCGAAATCTCTGTTGAACGCATCGATGCCGACGGGACGGACATGAACACGCTGACCGTCGAAGGGCAGGCGGAGGCCCTATCGTCGGTGGCCCGAGACGACTTATCGGGGATGGTCGACGCCGGCGACACCGACGCGGCGCGGTTCGGTCGCCGGGTCGCGGACGCGGTCGACGCCGGCGTGACTGTGACCGCTGAACACGGCGCAGACGAGACGGACCCGCTGGTCGGTGCGGCCTCGATTATCGCGAAAGTCGCCCGCGACGCACACGTCGCGGAGCTGGCAGCGGAGTACGGCGACGTTGGGTCGGGGTATCCCAGCGACCCGACGACGCGGGCGTTCCTGGCGGACTACGTCGACCGCCACGGCGAGCTACCGGCGTGTGCTCGCCGCTCGTGGTCGACGTGTGACGACGTGCTGGCGGCGGCAGAACAGGCGTCACTGGGCGACTTTTGA
- a CDS encoding undecaprenyl-diphosphate phosphatase, translating to MNPILVAILLGLLQGVLEWIPVSSEGGVALASTVVTGVSPAAATRLALFLHAGTAVAATAYYRTEVRTILHSIRELSRRPFADETADLSFIVIATAATAVTGLPAYLALDAAVSELEGGLFLALVGGLLVITGLLQRFAAALSLGEREVPDGLDAVLVGVLQGLAILPGVSRSGTTVSALLLRGHEGESSLRLSFLLSIPAALAANVLVLVDDGIPAIEPLPAVVALIVSAVVGYLTVDALVRLVRQVPFWAVCTVFGGLGVVGGLLVAL from the coding sequence ATGAACCCGATTCTCGTCGCTATTCTGCTGGGCCTGCTGCAAGGGGTGCTGGAGTGGATTCCAGTCTCCAGTGAGGGCGGCGTCGCCCTCGCGTCAACGGTGGTCACAGGCGTTTCACCCGCCGCTGCGACCCGCCTCGCACTCTTTCTCCACGCCGGGACGGCAGTTGCGGCCACGGCCTACTACCGCACCGAGGTCCGAACTATCCTCCATTCGATCCGGGAACTCTCTCGCCGGCCGTTCGCCGACGAGACGGCGGACCTCTCGTTTATCGTCATCGCGACGGCGGCAACCGCCGTCACCGGCCTCCCCGCGTATCTGGCCCTCGACGCGGCCGTCTCAGAATTAGAGGGCGGGCTCTTTCTGGCGCTGGTCGGCGGCCTGCTCGTCATCACCGGCCTCCTCCAGCGCTTCGCCGCGGCGCTGTCACTGGGCGAGCGTGAGGTCCCGGACGGGCTCGACGCCGTTCTGGTTGGGGTGTTGCAGGGACTGGCCATCCTTCCCGGTGTCTCCCGGTCCGGGACGACGGTGAGTGCGCTGTTGCTCCGGGGCCACGAGGGCGAGTCGTCGCTTCGGCTCTCGTTTTTACTGTCGATTCCGGCCGCGCTCGCTGCCAACGTCCTGGTTCTCGTTGACGACGGCATTCCCGCAATCGAGCCGCTGCCAGCCGTCGTCGCGCTCATCGTGAGTGCCGTCGTCGGCTATCTCACCGTCGACGCGCTGGTCCGGCTGGTCCGGCAGGTTCCGTTCTGGGCGGTCTGTACGGTGTTTGGCGGCCTGGGCGTCGTCGGCGGCCTGCTTGTCGCGCTGTGA
- a CDS encoding cation acetate symporter, translating to MTVPLQAEALDISFKFVPAIIVFLMMASFLVIGYVFKVADTEGMWVAGRGIGNIENGMAIGANWMSAASYLGLAGLVALSGFYGLAFIVGWTTGYFVLLIFLAAQMRRFGKYTAPDFVGDRFNSPTARALAAFTTLLIAYVYSVGQARGMGLVGQYVFGLDIIPMIVVMMTITVGYLALSGMLGATKNMAVQYTILIVAFLAGVYVVGFSQGYSTVLPQIEYGALIADLGREFSAPFVNQPFYLWIATAFSLIVGTCGLPHVLVRFYTVRSERVARWSCVWGLFFILLLYWASPAMAAFGVDLFQTTTGASAYAAEGGMSGAEGDVIVVLAAQFANLPTWFVGLVAAGAMAAAIATTAGLFITASSAVAHDIYTELINPDATQRQQVLIGRGTIIGMGALVTVTAFNPPALIGELVAYAFSLAGVVLFPMFFLGLWWENTNRQGALAGMVLGLLIWITSIINSVLPSYIGALGAAAGEGGALVPIYAQYVPPIGAALIGTPLVFIVTIAVSLATPEPPLETKKMVRQCHSPEPMGQQETAADVVGDSTSSSTPADD from the coding sequence GTGACGGTCCCACTACAGGCGGAGGCGCTCGACATCTCGTTCAAGTTCGTCCCGGCGATTATCGTCTTCCTGATGATGGCGTCGTTCCTCGTCATCGGCTACGTGTTCAAGGTGGCCGACACCGAGGGGATGTGGGTCGCGGGCCGCGGCATCGGCAACATCGAGAACGGGATGGCTATCGGCGCGAACTGGATGTCCGCCGCCTCGTATCTGGGACTCGCCGGGCTGGTCGCGCTCTCTGGCTTCTACGGGCTGGCGTTCATCGTTGGCTGGACGACCGGCTACTTCGTCCTGCTCATCTTCCTGGCGGCACAGATGCGGCGGTTCGGGAAATACACCGCGCCGGACTTCGTGGGCGACCGGTTCAATTCCCCGACTGCCCGCGCGCTGGCCGCGTTCACCACGCTGCTCATCGCGTACGTCTACTCCGTCGGGCAGGCCCGCGGCATGGGACTGGTCGGGCAGTACGTCTTCGGGCTTGACATCATCCCGATGATCGTCGTGATGATGACCATCACCGTCGGCTACCTCGCGCTCTCGGGGATGCTGGGCGCGACGAAGAACATGGCCGTCCAGTACACCATCCTCATCGTCGCGTTCCTTGCTGGCGTGTACGTCGTCGGCTTCTCGCAGGGGTACTCGACGGTGCTCCCGCAGATCGAGTACGGTGCGCTGATCGCTGACCTCGGCCGCGAGTTCTCTGCGCCGTTCGTGAACCAGCCGTTCTACCTCTGGATCGCGACGGCGTTCTCGCTCATTGTTGGGACCTGTGGCCTCCCGCACGTCCTCGTCCGATTCTACACGGTCAGAAGCGAGCGCGTCGCTCGCTGGTCCTGCGTGTGGGGGCTGTTCTTCATTCTCCTGCTCTACTGGGCGTCGCCCGCAATGGCGGCCTTCGGCGTCGACCTCTTCCAGACGACGACGGGCGCGAGCGCCTACGCCGCGGAAGGCGGCATGTCCGGCGCTGAAGGTGACGTGATCGTCGTGCTCGCCGCGCAGTTCGCGAACCTCCCGACGTGGTTCGTCGGCCTCGTCGCGGCCGGGGCGATGGCCGCGGCTATCGCGACGACTGCCGGGCTGTTCATCACGGCCTCCTCAGCGGTTGCACACGACATCTACACCGAACTGATCAATCCCGACGCGACCCAGCGCCAGCAGGTGCTCATCGGTCGCGGGACGATCATCGGCATGGGCGCGCTGGTGACGGTGACCGCGTTCAATCCACCGGCGCTCATCGGCGAGCTGGTCGCCTACGCGTTCTCGCTGGCCGGCGTCGTCCTGTTCCCGATGTTCTTCCTCGGCCTCTGGTGGGAGAACACGAACCGTCAGGGCGCACTGGCCGGGATGGTGCTCGGCCTGCTCATCTGGATCACCTCGATTATCAACAGCGTCCTCCCGAGCTACATCGGCGCGCTCGGCGCAGCCGCTGGGGAAGGCGGCGCACTCGTCCCGATATACGCCCAGTACGTCCCACCGATCGGCGCTGCGCTGATCGGGACGCCGCTCGTGTTCATCGTCACCATCGCCGTGTCGCTGGCGACGCCCGAGCCACCACTGGAGACGAAAAAGATGGTTCGACAGTGTCACAGCCCCGAACCGATGGGACAGCAGGAGACCGCCGCAGACGTCGTCGGCGACAGCACCAGTAGCAGTACCCCCGCGGACGACTAA
- a CDS encoding universal stress protein, with amino-acid sequence MYDNILVPTDGSETAENAVDQAVDIASKYGATVHALYVVDVDATSYSLGTEQVDRIRQGNLAEMTDIKEDADEATGYVRDRAAEHGVEVEEHITAGEPARAIRKFVEDNDIDLVVMGSHGRSGLKRVILGSVTEKVLRRTRLPVLVVDVHGETDIEA; translated from the coding sequence ATGTACGACAACATCCTCGTTCCGACCGACGGCAGCGAAACCGCCGAAAACGCGGTCGATCAAGCAGTCGACATCGCCTCGAAATACGGCGCAACGGTCCACGCGCTGTATGTCGTCGACGTCGACGCAACCAGCTACTCGCTGGGGACAGAACAGGTCGACCGCATCCGCCAGGGGAACCTGGCGGAGATGACCGATATAAAAGAAGACGCCGATGAGGCCACCGGCTACGTCCGGGACCGCGCCGCTGAACACGGCGTCGAGGTCGAGGAGCACATCACCGCCGGCGAGCCGGCCCGCGCCATCCGAAAGTTCGTCGAGGACAACGACATCGACCTCGTCGTGATGGGGTCCCACGGCCGCTCGGGCCTCAAGCGCGTCATCCTTGGCAGCGTCACGGAGAAGGTGCTGCGCCGGACGCGGCTACCAGTACTCGTCGTCGACGTTCACGGCGAGACAGATATCGAGGCGTGA
- a CDS encoding preprotein translocase subunit SecD, translating into MSTLRDNWRVVLLVVLLLTSAIALFVPGVPPGTSADGPTDESGPAASESEPLTNLNYGIQLSGGTRLRAPIVGITAENVNVTQADSSQLEQTVADELDLDTIDVRVRPITSERSAGAVEVVTKDVTHQELRTALENNGYQPTTVRDGVTPETRQEMVEAVDEKLRTSALSGASVQIVNVPGGQHFVSITAPDRDREELVDLLNERGTVKIYAVYPGGENGTFVREEVLKRSQMSDISAADREGVGWAVYITVSSDAADGFAQRMVDAGFGDGAPCGNYNHSDIQQTTASGSADPALANDEPGCLVHTLNGEVVTARGVTPGLGESFASGEFANDPVYVMQTGSSDNPAETASEIELNLRAGQLPAPLDLSEDSGSSLDPALAEQFKQNSLLTGLLAVLAVSLVVYVRYKRVEVVVPMVVTALSEVFILLGFVAFVQYPLNLSHLAGFIAVIGTGVDDLIIIADEILQQGEVETGRVFQSRFRKAFWVIGAAAATTIMAMSPLMVLPLGDLSGFAIITIVGVLIGVLVTRPAYGDILRHLVLDED; encoded by the coding sequence ATGAGTACCCTTCGAGACAATTGGCGAGTCGTTTTACTGGTCGTGCTTCTCCTGACCAGTGCTATCGCGCTGTTCGTTCCCGGAGTTCCGCCGGGAACGAGTGCCGATGGACCTACCGACGAATCTGGTCCTGCAGCGAGCGAATCCGAACCGTTGACGAACCTCAACTACGGTATTCAGCTCAGTGGTGGAACCCGCCTTCGTGCCCCCATTGTCGGCATCACTGCCGAGAACGTCAACGTGACCCAGGCGGATTCGTCTCAACTTGAGCAAACAGTGGCCGACGAACTCGACCTCGACACAATCGACGTCCGTGTCCGACCTATCACCTCTGAGCGAAGCGCGGGGGCTGTCGAGGTTGTTACAAAAGACGTCACGCATCAAGAACTTCGAACGGCACTTGAGAACAACGGGTATCAGCCGACCACTGTACGTGACGGCGTGACTCCGGAGACGCGCCAAGAGATGGTCGAAGCTGTTGATGAGAAGCTTCGGACCTCAGCGCTCAGCGGTGCATCAGTCCAGATCGTCAACGTTCCCGGTGGCCAACACTTCGTCAGTATTACTGCCCCAGACCGGGACCGAGAAGAACTCGTTGACCTGCTGAACGAGCGCGGGACCGTCAAAATATACGCTGTGTATCCCGGCGGTGAAAACGGGACCTTCGTCCGCGAGGAAGTGCTCAAGCGCTCTCAGATGAGTGATATCTCGGCCGCAGACAGGGAAGGCGTCGGTTGGGCCGTGTACATCACAGTCAGCTCGGATGCCGCCGACGGGTTCGCCCAGCGAATGGTTGATGCCGGATTCGGTGACGGGGCTCCGTGTGGAAACTACAATCACTCGGACATTCAGCAGACGACCGCCAGTGGGTCGGCCGACCCTGCACTTGCAAACGATGAACCCGGTTGTCTGGTCCATACGTTAAACGGTGAGGTTGTCACAGCCAGAGGCGTGACGCCAGGTCTCGGTGAGAGTTTCGCCAGTGGCGAGTTCGCTAACGACCCTGTGTACGTGATGCAAACCGGAAGCTCGGACAACCCAGCTGAAACGGCCAGTGAAATCGAACTGAACCTCCGGGCCGGGCAGCTTCCGGCGCCGCTCGACCTCTCCGAAGACTCCGGCTCGTCGCTCGACCCGGCGCTTGCCGAGCAGTTCAAGCAGAACTCGCTGTTGACTGGATTGCTGGCTGTCCTCGCAGTCAGTCTCGTGGTCTACGTGCGATACAAACGGGTTGAGGTTGTCGTCCCGATGGTCGTCACGGCGCTGTCGGAGGTGTTCATCCTCCTCGGGTTCGTCGCCTTCGTCCAGTATCCGCTGAACCTCTCGCATCTGGCCGGGTTCATCGCGGTCATCGGGACGGGGGTGGACGACCTCATCATCATCGCCGACGAGATCCTCCAGCAAGGGGAAGTCGAGACCGGACGCGTGTTCCAGAGCCGCTTCCGCAAGGCGTTCTGGGTCATCGGTGCGGCCGCGGCGACGACTATCATGGCGATGAGTCCGCTAATGGTCCTGCCACTCGGCGACCTCTCCGGGTTCGCTATCATCACCATCGTGGGCGTCCTCATCGGCGTGCTTGTGACGCGGCCGGCATACGGTGATATTCTCCGTCACCTCGTGCTGGACGAGGACTGA
- a CDS encoding mechanosensitive ion channel family protein, with protein MQLGSGVVDLLSGLPAWQGFLVLVGSGVALALVVRVLGDRLIRRVTPHIEGDVDDIVFRGIHTAAYISIGLGGAYAGAQIYDIRPAIAVSLEAGTLSLVVIVWMVTLLRIGRQASAIATDSAYIDRQMVPILQNVWSALISGGGVLLLLILWDIDVTPLLASAGIMGIIVGLAARDTLANFFGSLSLYLDGTYAVGDFVVLETGERGRVEDISVRSTVIRTRDDILVTVPNSKLNSAAIVNESTPRRKRRIRVPVGVAYGTDIDKVEEILLELAETEDLVQERPNPRVRFREFGDSALNFELLCWVSNPALTARATHELNSAIYKRFRTDNIDIPFPQRSISISTEEIPGELFDQAQSKSKPTDDGGVTGE; from the coding sequence ATGCAACTGGGAAGTGGGGTGGTGGACCTGCTGTCAGGGCTGCCGGCCTGGCAGGGATTTCTGGTACTTGTCGGCAGTGGGGTCGCGCTCGCGCTGGTCGTCCGTGTCCTCGGTGACCGGCTGATCAGACGGGTCACCCCACACATTGAGGGCGACGTCGACGACATCGTGTTCCGTGGGATTCACACCGCTGCGTACATCTCTATCGGCCTCGGCGGCGCGTACGCCGGCGCGCAGATTTACGATATTCGGCCGGCCATCGCCGTCTCACTTGAGGCCGGAACGCTCTCGCTGGTCGTCATCGTCTGGATGGTGACGCTGCTTCGCATCGGCCGTCAGGCGTCCGCCATCGCGACAGATTCAGCGTACATCGACCGCCAGATGGTCCCCATCCTCCAGAACGTCTGGAGCGCACTCATCTCGGGCGGAGGCGTCCTACTTTTGCTGATTCTGTGGGACATCGACGTGACGCCGCTCCTGGCCTCAGCGGGAATTATGGGCATCATCGTTGGGCTGGCGGCCCGGGACACGCTGGCGAACTTTTTCGGCTCGCTATCGCTGTATCTCGACGGGACATACGCGGTCGGCGATTTCGTCGTTCTGGAGACCGGCGAACGCGGGCGCGTCGAAGATATCTCCGTCCGCTCGACGGTCATCCGCACCCGCGACGATATCCTCGTCACAGTTCCGAACTCGAAGCTCAACAGCGCCGCTATCGTCAACGAGTCGACGCCGCGACGCAAGCGCCGGATTCGGGTCCCTGTCGGCGTCGCCTACGGGACGGATATCGACAAAGTCGAGGAGATTCTTCTGGAACTGGCTGAAACCGAGGACCTCGTGCAGGAACGGCCGAACCCGCGGGTCCGGTTCCGTGAGTTCGGCGACTCCGCGCTGAACTTCGAACTGCTGTGCTGGGTCAGCAACCCGGCCCTGACAGCTCGTGCGACCCACGAACTCAACAGCGCGATTTACAAACGGTTCCGGACTGATAACATCGATATCCCGTTCCCCCAGCGGTCCATCTCCATCTCAACCGAAGAGATTCCGGGCGAACTATTCGACCAAGCGCAGTCGAAGAGCAAACCCACAGATGACGGCGGCGTGACCGGTGAGTAA
- the secF gene encoding protein translocase subunit SecF produces the protein MFEFEVPEVDYTQYSNRQLVAVPLVVLALSLAVIGGWWAVTGAPVDRGIDFTGGTELTVGTNATLTNEEIEATFDEPVLSVQGITTTSESTYENQYVVTFDNSANVSSVRSAAQSAAELTLLGSGTTSPLFGGQNQRLAVIGVGVAFVGMSLLAFAFFRTFIPSIAIVISAFSDIMIPLAIMNLLGIKLSLGIVAALLMLIGYSVDSDILLNNHVLRRSGGFYESTYRAMRTGVTMTLTSIAAMTVMAVAATIFGIGLMADIGLILVLGLTADLMNTYLLNVTLLRWYKYEGVNR, from the coding sequence ATGTTCGAGTTCGAGGTCCCGGAAGTCGATTACACCCAGTATTCGAACCGCCAGTTGGTGGCGGTTCCGCTGGTGGTGCTTGCGCTCTCGCTCGCGGTCATCGGTGGCTGGTGGGCTGTCACCGGGGCACCAGTCGACCGGGGCATCGACTTCACTGGCGGGACGGAATTAACGGTAGGGACAAACGCGACGCTCACAAACGAAGAAATCGAAGCCACATTTGACGAGCCGGTACTTTCGGTGCAGGGTATCACGACGACTTCTGAATCCACCTACGAGAATCAATACGTCGTCACGTTCGACAATTCGGCCAACGTGTCTTCGGTTCGGTCCGCTGCCCAGTCAGCAGCGGAACTGACGCTGTTGGGGAGCGGAACGACATCGCCGCTGTTTGGCGGGCAAAACCAGCGTCTCGCAGTCATCGGTGTCGGAGTTGCGTTCGTTGGAATGAGCCTGCTCGCTTTCGCCTTCTTCCGCACATTTATCCCGAGTATCGCCATCGTTATCTCGGCGTTTTCCGATATCATGATTCCGCTCGCGATAATGAACCTTCTTGGAATCAAGCTTTCACTGGGAATCGTCGCAGCGCTTCTCATGCTGATCGGATACTCTGTCGACTCGGATATTCTGTTGAATAACCATGTTCTCAGACGTTCAGGCGGGTTTTACGAATCGACGTACCGTGCGATGCGAACCGGTGTGACGATGACGTTGACCTCTATTGCAGCGATGACAGTGATGGCGGTCGCGGCTACAATATTCGGGATTGGCCTGATGGCTGACATCGGCTTGATACTGGTACTCGGACTGACGGCTGACCTAATGAATACGTACTTGCTCAACGTTACGCTACTTCGCTGGTACAAGTACGAGGGGGTAAACCGATGA
- a CDS encoding DUF5812 family protein, whose amino-acid sequence MTAIEGTFLVTNADDGSATLRNVADSQVLTLSDNPGVEAGEVVEGTVEPEPPMEVTYTVTEVAERRTIPVETVDLAPTAQTTEIAAEQAPGELTTVERAGEGEVHVLTVPEDETAEAATDVVEDEATLSRAARLGVDRVEVRTAAGVVSVRYLPD is encoded by the coding sequence ATGACAGCGATTGAAGGGACATTTCTTGTCACGAACGCCGACGACGGGTCGGCGACGCTTCGGAACGTCGCGGATTCACAGGTGCTGACACTGTCTGACAATCCCGGCGTCGAAGCCGGCGAAGTAGTGGAGGGGACGGTCGAACCGGAGCCGCCGATGGAGGTCACCTACACCGTCACCGAGGTCGCCGAGCGGCGCACAATTCCCGTCGAGACGGTCGACCTCGCGCCGACGGCCCAGACGACCGAAATCGCGGCCGAGCAGGCCCCCGGCGAGCTAACGACGGTCGAACGCGCTGGTGAGGGCGAGGTACACGTCCTCACGGTCCCGGAAGACGAGACGGCCGAGGCTGCGACGGATGTCGTCGAGGACGAGGCGACCCTCTCGCGGGCGGCCAGGCTCGGCGTCGACCGTGTCGAGGTTCGGACCGCAGCGGGCGTCGTCAGCGTGCGCTACCTGCCGGACTGA